The proteins below are encoded in one region of Hordeum vulgare subsp. vulgare chromosome 3H, MorexV3_pseudomolecules_assembly, whole genome shotgun sequence:
- the LOC123442676 gene encoding uncharacterized protein LOC123442676 isoform X3, whose amino-acid sequence MSTQASPPPPPAAETTIGALGDDLLREIFALLPDLPNLARAAFACRAFLRAIRSSPAFRRRFRELRPPPLLAFFLEMFMDPVPVYPSPWRPSDTDLADAFRGADFFETRRMFGLKNDDDPGWAFDYMLDGEIRIAHRKQRASYSPVRQALSLFPDRHILGDGSFLEFHTLSYQEEQGLQRVVCIRHDRYWARARVAVFSSNTMEWQIFPWVETKALVPKDAKNSNPGKVVDGFIYWIFPMGAGMLALDATTSQFHRMDVPPPVSRMLVTTFELGQTKDGKLCIVHLNSAGINDGMLFVWSWGKDSDGVERWVFDKPFPLRTIVEFIKSSMVVHSKVGVLSVIDGFVYLSVDCHEFARNHSDSPEWFLSFCLETTELHLLFEGQYQRHHRAHPYVMPWPPSLVHSKDGS is encoded by the exons ATGTCCACCCaagcatcgccgccgccgccgccggccgctgAAACCACCATCGGCGCTCTCGGCGACGACCTGCTCCGCGAGATCTTCGCCCTCCTCCCCGACCTCCCCAACCTCGCCCGCGCCGCCTTCGCCTGCCGCGCCTTCCTCCGCGCCATCCGCTCGTCGCCCGCCTTCCGCCGCCGCTTCCGCGAGCTCCGCCCGCCGCCCCTCCTCGCCTTCTTCCTCGAGATGTTCATGGATCCGGTCCCGGTCTACCcctccccctggcgcccctccgaCACGGACCTCGCCGACGCCTTCCGCGGCGCCGATTTCTTCGAGACCCGCCGCATGTTTGGcctcaagaacgacgacgaccccGGGTGGGCGTTCGACTACATGTTGGACGGCGAGATCCGCATCGCCCACCGGAAGCAGCGAGCGAGCTACAGCCCGGTACGGCAGGCCCTGTCCCTCTTCCCCGACAGGCACATTCTGGGGGACGGCAGCTTCCTTGAGTTCCACACCCTCTCCTACCAGGAGGAACAGGGGCTGCAGCGTGTGGTCTGCATCCGCCATGACCGCTATTGGGCGCGGGCGCGCGTCGCTGTCTTCTCATCCAACACCATGGAGTGGCAGATTTTCCCTTGGGTGGAAACAAAGGCCCTGGTGCCCAAGGATGCCAAAAACTCTAACCCTGGTAAGGTGGTCGATGGATTCATCTACTGGATATTTCCCATGGGAGCCGGTATGCTCGCGCTCGATGCGACGACATCTCAGTTCCACCGAATGGATGTGCCGCCGCCCGTGAGTAGGATGCTTGTTACTACATTCGAGCTTGGCCAGACCAAGGACGGGAAGCTCTGTATCGTGCACTTAAATTCTGCGGGCATCAATGACGGGATGCTTTTTGTTTGGTCGTGGGGAAAAGATAGTGATGGTGTGGAGAGATGGGTGTTCGACAAGCCGTTTCCATTGCGCACCATTGTTGAATTCATCAAGTCCTCAATGGTAGTTCACTCCAAAGTAGGAGTTTTGTCCGTCATTGATGGCTTTGTGTACCTGTCGGTTGACTGTCATGAGTTTGCCCGGAACCATAGTGATTCTCCAGAGTGGTTCCTATCATTTTGCCTGGAAACTACGGAGCTTCATCTGCTCTTTGAGGGCcaatatcagagacatcatcgtgcCCACCCCTATGTCATGCCGTGGCCTCCTTCTTTGGTACACAGCAAG GATGGTTCATAA
- the LOC123442676 gene encoding uncharacterized protein LOC123442676 isoform X1 yields MSTQASPPPPPAAETTIGALGDDLLREIFALLPDLPNLARAAFACRAFLRAIRSSPAFRRRFRELRPPPLLAFFLEMFMDPVPVYPSPWRPSDTDLADAFRGADFFETRRMFGLKNDDDPGWAFDYMLDGEIRIAHRKQRASYSPVRQALSLFPDRHILGDGSFLEFHTLSYQEEQGLQRVVCIRHDRYWARARVAVFSSNTMEWQIFPWVETKALVPKDAKNSNPGKVVDGFIYWIFPMGAGMLALDATTSQFHRMDVPPPVSRMLVTTFELGQTKDGKLCIVHLNSAGINDGMLFVWSWGKDSDGVERWVFDKPFPLRTIVEFIKSSMVVHSKVGVLSVIDGFVYLSVDCHEFARNHSDSPEWFLSFCLETTELHLLFEGQYQRHHRAHPYVMPWPPSLVHSKMIVPWAKKNIVLSLSQHCNLSKKL; encoded by the exons ATGTCCACCCaagcatcgccgccgccgccgccggccgctgAAACCACCATCGGCGCTCTCGGCGACGACCTGCTCCGCGAGATCTTCGCCCTCCTCCCCGACCTCCCCAACCTCGCCCGCGCCGCCTTCGCCTGCCGCGCCTTCCTCCGCGCCATCCGCTCGTCGCCCGCCTTCCGCCGCCGCTTCCGCGAGCTCCGCCCGCCGCCCCTCCTCGCCTTCTTCCTCGAGATGTTCATGGATCCGGTCCCGGTCTACCcctccccctggcgcccctccgaCACGGACCTCGCCGACGCCTTCCGCGGCGCCGATTTCTTCGAGACCCGCCGCATGTTTGGcctcaagaacgacgacgaccccGGGTGGGCGTTCGACTACATGTTGGACGGCGAGATCCGCATCGCCCACCGGAAGCAGCGAGCGAGCTACAGCCCGGTACGGCAGGCCCTGTCCCTCTTCCCCGACAGGCACATTCTGGGGGACGGCAGCTTCCTTGAGTTCCACACCCTCTCCTACCAGGAGGAACAGGGGCTGCAGCGTGTGGTCTGCATCCGCCATGACCGCTATTGGGCGCGGGCGCGCGTCGCTGTCTTCTCATCCAACACCATGGAGTGGCAGATTTTCCCTTGGGTGGAAACAAAGGCCCTGGTGCCCAAGGATGCCAAAAACTCTAACCCTGGTAAGGTGGTCGATGGATTCATCTACTGGATATTTCCCATGGGAGCCGGTATGCTCGCGCTCGATGCGACGACATCTCAGTTCCACCGAATGGATGTGCCGCCGCCCGTGAGTAGGATGCTTGTTACTACATTCGAGCTTGGCCAGACCAAGGACGGGAAGCTCTGTATCGTGCACTTAAATTCTGCGGGCATCAATGACGGGATGCTTTTTGTTTGGTCGTGGGGAAAAGATAGTGATGGTGTGGAGAGATGGGTGTTCGACAAGCCGTTTCCATTGCGCACCATTGTTGAATTCATCAAGTCCTCAATGGTAGTTCACTCCAAAGTAGGAGTTTTGTCCGTCATTGATGGCTTTGTGTACCTGTCGGTTGACTGTCATGAGTTTGCCCGGAACCATAGTGATTCTCCAGAGTGGTTCCTATCATTTTGCCTGGAAACTACGGAGCTTCATCTGCTCTTTGAGGGCcaatatcagagacatcatcgtgcCCACCCCTATGTCATGCCGTGGCCTCCTTCTTTGGTACACAGCAAG ATGATAGTCCCGTGGGCAAAGAAAAACATTGTTCTATCCTTATCACAGCATTGCAATCTTTCAAAGAAGCTTtga
- the LOC123442676 gene encoding uncharacterized protein LOC123442676 isoform X2 yields the protein MSTQASPPPPPAAETTIGALGDDLLREIFALLPDLPNLARAAFACRAFLRAIRSSPAFRRRFRELRPPPLLAFFLEMFMDPVPVYPSPWRPSDTDLADAFRGADFFETRRMFGLKNDDDPGWAFDYMLDGEIRIAHRKQRASYSPVRQALSLFPDRHILGDGSFLEFHTLSYQEEQGLQRVVCIRHDRYWARARVAVFSSNTMEWQIFPWVETKALVPKDAKNSNPGKVVDGFIYWIFPMGAGMLALDATTSQFHRMDVPPPVSRMLVTTFELGQTKDGKLCIVHLNSAGINDGMLFVWSWGKDSDGVERWVFDKPFPLRTIVEFIKSSMVVHSKVGVLSVIDGFVYLSVDCHEFARNHSDSPEWFLSFCLETTELHLLFEGQYQRHHRAHPYVMPWPPSLVHSKVSPCLCGTILVKFLPTFGLVSRL from the coding sequence ATGTCCACCCaagcatcgccgccgccgccgccggccgctgAAACCACCATCGGCGCTCTCGGCGACGACCTGCTCCGCGAGATCTTCGCCCTCCTCCCCGACCTCCCCAACCTCGCCCGCGCCGCCTTCGCCTGCCGCGCCTTCCTCCGCGCCATCCGCTCGTCGCCCGCCTTCCGCCGCCGCTTCCGCGAGCTCCGCCCGCCGCCCCTCCTCGCCTTCTTCCTCGAGATGTTCATGGATCCGGTCCCGGTCTACCcctccccctggcgcccctccgaCACGGACCTCGCCGACGCCTTCCGCGGCGCCGATTTCTTCGAGACCCGCCGCATGTTTGGcctcaagaacgacgacgaccccGGGTGGGCGTTCGACTACATGTTGGACGGCGAGATCCGCATCGCCCACCGGAAGCAGCGAGCGAGCTACAGCCCGGTACGGCAGGCCCTGTCCCTCTTCCCCGACAGGCACATTCTGGGGGACGGCAGCTTCCTTGAGTTCCACACCCTCTCCTACCAGGAGGAACAGGGGCTGCAGCGTGTGGTCTGCATCCGCCATGACCGCTATTGGGCGCGGGCGCGCGTCGCTGTCTTCTCATCCAACACCATGGAGTGGCAGATTTTCCCTTGGGTGGAAACAAAGGCCCTGGTGCCCAAGGATGCCAAAAACTCTAACCCTGGTAAGGTGGTCGATGGATTCATCTACTGGATATTTCCCATGGGAGCCGGTATGCTCGCGCTCGATGCGACGACATCTCAGTTCCACCGAATGGATGTGCCGCCGCCCGTGAGTAGGATGCTTGTTACTACATTCGAGCTTGGCCAGACCAAGGACGGGAAGCTCTGTATCGTGCACTTAAATTCTGCGGGCATCAATGACGGGATGCTTTTTGTTTGGTCGTGGGGAAAAGATAGTGATGGTGTGGAGAGATGGGTGTTCGACAAGCCGTTTCCATTGCGCACCATTGTTGAATTCATCAAGTCCTCAATGGTAGTTCACTCCAAAGTAGGAGTTTTGTCCGTCATTGATGGCTTTGTGTACCTGTCGGTTGACTGTCATGAGTTTGCCCGGAACCATAGTGATTCTCCAGAGTGGTTCCTATCATTTTGCCTGGAAACTACGGAGCTTCATCTGCTCTTTGAGGGCcaatatcagagacatcatcgtgcCCACCCCTATGTCATGCCGTGGCCTCCTTCTTTGGTACACAGCAAGGTGAGCCCATGCTTATGCGGGACGATTCTGGTAAAATTTCTTCCTACCTTCGGTTTGGTCTCCAGATTGTAG
- the LOC123442677 gene encoding factor of DNA methylation 1-like, producing MLISGGAVFGIKRMGQLDESPFRATCNLKYRDSDPEDKAARLVSYWQVKIQKPSWRPFVTIQVKEEDQEVIDDNDPKLSKLRSRYGDSVCNAVKDALKELNEYSPDKRCIMNEVWNFREGRKATMTEVITCILEQLVAADPGLRGHEFKVPTQKISNSI from the exons ATGCTGATTAGTGGGGGTGCAGTTTTTGGAATCAAAAGGATGGGCCAACTTGATGAAAGTCCTTTTCGCGCCACATGCAATTTGAAATACAGAGACAGTGATCCAGAGGACAAAGCTGCAAGGTTGGTCTCGTATTGGCAGGTGAAAATACAGAAGCCATCGTGGCGTCCGTTTGTTACTATTCAGGTCAAAGAAGAAGATCAG GAGGTTATAGATGACAATGATCCAAAACTAAGCAAGCTGCGGTCTCGGTACGGCGACAGCGTCTGCAATGCAGTGAAGGATGCACTGAAAGAGCTCAACGAGTACAGTCCTGACAAGCGGTGCATCATGAATGAGGTCTGGAACTTCCGGGAAGGGCGGAAAGCGACGATGACAGAGGTGATCACCTGCATTTTAGAGCAGCTGGTAGCGGCAGACCCAGGATTGCGAGGACATGAATTCAAGGTTCCCACCCAAAAAATTTCAAATTCAATATAA